The following are from one region of the Cystobacter ferrugineus genome:
- a CDS encoding TPR end-of-group domain-containing protein: MLRFRLGDIPVEIRFSHLFFSALLGTLLARDLPGGDPGVWPYHALQDASGPGYTRTALLVALAWMGIVSVTVFVHEAGHALMLRAFGHRPGIQLVWLGGHTRPRGRMPLPWHQHVLTTAAGPFAGLLVGLGALGLWHYGVPPSAEVARFLLDGLFATNVLWSLFNLLPVPSLDGGVLVSALATRLFGKVGFLCAQGFALVLCVALLAYGVGHAPVLGILFGLYGLQALRLLLAAARGDLQVSSGVAPRPLVEELNQARQALDHGRLDEARQRGMRVLEDKKATLELAARAHHLLGWVALKDGQGRLALEHFSQARRQPVETHAVAAAFSLVGDEPRALALWEMAWNETRDRTVLHEYAGSLIRAAQVHSALRLPGVEAETAFLCAGRPLFTRGAYSEAAAIAEAGLEHAPGARLAYDAACAHARARHPLDAVRMLRRATELGFQDVHYAASDEDLAPLHGHPDFERWLGELRKSLPA; this comes from the coding sequence ATGCTGCGCTTCCGGCTCGGAGACATTCCCGTCGAGATCCGTTTCTCGCACCTGTTCTTCTCCGCGCTCCTGGGCACCCTGCTGGCGAGGGATCTGCCAGGGGGAGATCCGGGCGTCTGGCCCTACCATGCCCTCCAGGACGCGAGCGGCCCGGGGTACACCCGCACGGCGCTCCTCGTGGCGCTTGCCTGGATGGGCATCGTCTCGGTGACCGTGTTCGTCCACGAGGCGGGTCACGCGCTCATGCTCCGGGCCTTCGGTCACCGGCCTGGCATCCAACTCGTCTGGCTGGGAGGCCACACCCGGCCCAGGGGCCGCATGCCCCTGCCGTGGCATCAACACGTGCTGACCACCGCCGCGGGGCCGTTCGCCGGACTCCTCGTGGGGCTGGGCGCCCTGGGCTTGTGGCACTACGGCGTGCCCCCCAGCGCCGAGGTGGCGCGCTTCCTGCTCGACGGGCTCTTCGCCACCAACGTCCTCTGGAGCCTCTTCAACCTGCTGCCCGTGCCCAGCCTCGACGGAGGCGTGCTCGTGAGCGCCCTGGCCACGCGCCTGTTCGGCAAGGTGGGCTTCCTGTGCGCGCAAGGATTCGCGCTCGTGCTGTGCGTGGCCCTGCTGGCCTACGGGGTCGGCCATGCCCCCGTGCTCGGCATCCTCTTCGGACTCTATGGCCTGCAGGCGTTGCGGCTGCTGCTCGCCGCGGCGCGCGGTGACCTCCAGGTGTCCTCGGGCGTGGCGCCCCGGCCCCTCGTCGAGGAGCTGAACCAGGCCCGGCAGGCGCTCGACCACGGACGGCTGGACGAGGCGCGGCAGCGGGGCATGCGCGTGCTGGAGGACAAGAAGGCCACCCTGGAGCTCGCCGCGCGCGCCCACCATCTGCTCGGCTGGGTGGCCCTCAAGGACGGCCAGGGACGCCTGGCGCTCGAGCACTTCTCCCAGGCGCGACGCCAGCCGGTGGAGACCCACGCCGTGGCGGCGGCCTTCTCCCTGGTGGGCGACGAGCCCCGGGCGCTCGCCCTGTGGGAGATGGCCTGGAACGAGACGCGCGACCGCACGGTGCTGCACGAGTACGCCGGCTCGCTCATCCGCGCCGCCCAGGTGCACAGCGCCCTGCGTCTGCCCGGCGTGGAGGCCGAGACGGCGTTCCTGTGCGCCGGGCGCCCCCTCTTCACGCGCGGGGCCTACTCGGAGGCGGCGGCGATCGCCGAGGCGGGACTCGAGCACGCCCCGGGCGCGCGCCTGGCCTATGACGCGGCATGTGCCCATGCCCGGGCGCGTCATCCGCTCGACGCGGTGCGCATGCTGCGGCGGGCCACGGAGCTGGGCTTCCAGGATGTGCACTACGCGGCGTCCGACGAGGACCTGGCCCCGCTGCATGGGCATCCGGATTTCGAACGCTGGCTCGGGGAGCTGCGGAAATCTCTCCCGGCCTGA
- a CDS encoding acyl-CoA desaturase produces MTASSPASVQDEKINWVASLPFIGVHLMCLFVFVTGARPVDVAVCVGLYVLRMWGITAGFHRYFSHRAYQAGRGFQFFIALVGTLAMQKGPLWWAAHHRHHHRYSDQEQDIHSPLQKGFWWSHTGWILCDKYGETRYEHIKDFARFPELVWLNKLHVLPGVLLAAALYLLGGFSMLVWGFFVSTTLLYHGTFTINSLSHVFGSRRYKTTDTSRNNWLLALITLGEGWHNNHHYYQNTANQGWFWWEVDLSYYSLKVLSWVGLVSKLRTPSEQVKNVYLKYTPEERAALNAPFFSSWSAPLAARRKAAGQTVKAAEEKVREALAAAADSLPSPQEPQGLLKP; encoded by the coding sequence TTGACTGCTTCCTCTCCCGCGTCCGTTCAAGACGAGAAGATCAACTGGGTGGCATCCCTGCCCTTCATCGGCGTGCACCTGATGTGCCTCTTCGTGTTCGTCACGGGAGCGCGGCCGGTGGACGTGGCGGTGTGCGTGGGGCTGTACGTGCTGCGCATGTGGGGCATCACCGCGGGCTTCCATCGCTACTTCAGCCACCGTGCCTACCAGGCGGGCCGGGGCTTCCAGTTCTTCATCGCGCTCGTGGGCACGCTGGCCATGCAGAAGGGGCCCTTGTGGTGGGCGGCGCACCACCGCCACCACCACCGCTACTCGGACCAGGAGCAGGACATCCACTCGCCCCTGCAGAAGGGCTTCTGGTGGAGCCACACCGGGTGGATCCTCTGCGACAAGTACGGGGAGACGCGCTACGAGCACATCAAGGACTTCGCGCGCTTTCCGGAACTGGTGTGGCTCAACAAGCTGCACGTGCTGCCGGGGGTGCTGCTCGCCGCGGCGCTCTACCTCCTCGGCGGCTTCTCGATGCTCGTGTGGGGCTTCTTCGTGAGCACCACCCTGCTCTACCACGGCACCTTCACCATCAACTCGCTCAGCCACGTGTTCGGCTCGCGCCGCTACAAGACGACGGACACCAGCCGCAACAACTGGCTGCTCGCGCTCATCACCCTGGGCGAGGGCTGGCACAACAACCACCACTACTACCAGAACACCGCCAACCAGGGCTGGTTCTGGTGGGAGGTGGACCTGAGCTACTACTCCCTCAAGGTGCTCTCCTGGGTGGGGCTGGTGAGCAAGCTGCGCACCCCCTCCGAGCAGGTGAAGAACGTCTACCTGAAGTACACCCCCGAGGAGCGCGCGGCGCTCAACGCCCCCTTCTTCTCCTCCTGGTCCGCCCCCCTGGCCGCCCGCCGCAAGGCCGCCGGGCAGACCGTCAAGGCCGCCGAGGAGAAGGTGCGCGAGGCCCTGGCCGCCGCGGCCGACAGCCTGCCCTCCCCCCAGGAGCCCCAGGGCCTGCTCAAGCCGTGA
- a CDS encoding chloride channel protein, which yields MKDEPPPVSRFALRAQLERFTHASLQAFNRIRLPGPSVLPVAGAVVGLYSGLAAGIFANLIGVIRGFAFNMVWLTDAIRHPGSRMLLSVWDMLRTARWHLEYAIIGAPLALGALLLARIIEPGGPRDEVKRRLRLLALLVLGALALYYPLVALTALNRVFNHGQATPEVLTQLPWWIYLLMPTLGGLAVGRLLRDYPDTRGHGLPEVVKAVKGNQALPGGFGLLKLIASSITIGTGGSAGREGPIVYGGAAFASTVGRTLGFSRRELAILLACGAGAGIAASFNAPIAGAVFAMEIILREFELRVFSPIILASVAGTLVGRGTVGTESMIHRLGYQMVSGWEVICYVGLGLLCGLLAYAFVRLLHHSEDFFAGRFEGRLSAWLGQRTLPKRAALGGLCSGVLAMLSPTVWGSGHEYINLAAIGQLSFVFLVTACGVKLVATAVTLGSGGSGGTFFPSALMGAMLGGAFGTVVHYFFPASTGPSGAYAIVGMGGAVAALTRGPLTGMMMLYELSGNHAIILPLMVTCTISSALCHYLIERRAPKPQSDAELLSTTPVRALMRELAPVPADMHLRPLMDQVFTTENGTLPVLDGEGKLYGIVQADQFQDIWRDETLYPVLVASDVARKVPLLSPDTDLAQALFLMDQEDVDALPVQGPPGGQTCGLLTRTRVRRFLNAHHTGQNARPAEPEHLVAPTEIRN from the coding sequence ATGAAGGACGAGCCCCCGCCGGTTTCCCGATTCGCGCTGCGCGCGCAGTTGGAGCGCTTCACGCATGCGTCCCTGCAGGCCTTCAACCGGATCCGCCTTCCAGGCCCCTCGGTGCTCCCGGTGGCCGGAGCGGTGGTGGGCCTGTACAGCGGACTGGCCGCGGGCATCTTCGCCAACCTGATTGGCGTCATCCGCGGCTTCGCCTTCAACATGGTCTGGCTCACGGATGCCATCCGGCATCCCGGCTCGCGCATGCTGCTGTCCGTCTGGGACATGCTGCGCACGGCGCGCTGGCACCTGGAGTACGCCATCATCGGCGCGCCCCTGGCGCTGGGCGCCCTGCTGCTCGCGCGCATCATCGAGCCCGGCGGCCCGCGGGACGAGGTGAAGCGCCGGCTGCGCCTGCTCGCCCTCCTGGTGCTCGGCGCGCTCGCCCTCTACTACCCGCTGGTGGCGCTCACCGCGCTCAACCGCGTCTTCAACCACGGCCAGGCCACCCCCGAGGTGCTCACCCAACTGCCCTGGTGGATCTACCTGCTGATGCCCACCCTGGGCGGGCTCGCGGTGGGCCGCCTGCTGCGCGACTACCCGGACACCCGAGGCCACGGCCTGCCCGAGGTGGTCAAGGCGGTGAAGGGCAACCAGGCGCTGCCCGGCGGGTTCGGTCTGCTCAAGCTCATCGCCAGCTCGATCACCATCGGCACGGGAGGCTCGGCCGGGCGCGAGGGCCCCATCGTCTATGGCGGCGCCGCGTTCGCCTCCACCGTGGGCCGCACCCTGGGCTTCTCCCGGCGCGAGCTGGCCATCCTGCTCGCCTGCGGCGCGGGCGCGGGCATCGCCGCCTCCTTCAACGCCCCCATCGCCGGCGCCGTGTTCGCCATGGAAATCATCCTGCGCGAGTTCGAGCTGCGCGTCTTCTCGCCCATCATCCTCGCCAGCGTGGCGGGCACGCTCGTGGGCCGGGGCACCGTGGGCACCGAGTCGATGATCCACCGGCTCGGCTACCAGATGGTGAGCGGCTGGGAGGTCATCTGCTACGTGGGGCTGGGGCTGCTCTGCGGGCTGCTCGCGTATGCCTTCGTGCGGCTGCTCCACCACTCGGAGGACTTCTTCGCCGGCCGGTTCGAGGGACGGCTGTCGGCGTGGCTCGGCCAGCGCACGCTGCCCAAGCGCGCGGCCCTCGGCGGGCTGTGCTCGGGCGTGCTCGCCATGCTCAGCCCCACCGTGTGGGGCAGCGGGCATGAATACATCAACCTGGCGGCCATCGGGCAGCTGAGCTTCGTCTTCCTCGTCACCGCGTGTGGGGTGAAGCTCGTGGCCACCGCCGTCACCCTGGGCTCGGGCGGCTCGGGCGGCACCTTCTTCCCCTCGGCGCTCATGGGGGCCATGCTCGGGGGTGCCTTCGGCACCGTGGTGCACTACTTCTTTCCCGCCAGCACCGGACCCAGTGGCGCCTACGCCATCGTGGGCATGGGCGGCGCCGTGGCGGCGCTCACCCGCGGGCCGCTCACGGGCATGATGATGCTCTACGAGCTGAGCGGCAACCACGCCATCATCCTGCCGCTCATGGTGACGTGCACCATCTCCTCCGCGCTCTGCCACTACCTCATCGAGCGCCGCGCGCCCAAGCCGCAGTCGGACGCGGAGCTCCTGTCCACCACGCCCGTGCGCGCGCTCATGCGCGAGCTGGCCCCGGTGCCCGCCGACATGCACCTGCGCCCGCTGATGGACCAGGTCTTCACCACCGAGAACGGCACGCTCCCCGTGCTCGATGGCGAGGGCAAGCTCTACGGCATCGTCCAGGCGGACCAGTTCCAGGACATCTGGCGCGACGAGACGCTCTACCCCGTGCTCGTCGCGAGCGACGTGGCGCGCAAGGTGCCCCTGCTGTCCCCGGACACGGACCTGGCGCAGGCGCTCTTCCTGATGGATCAGGAGGACGTGGACGCCCTGCCCGTGCAGGGGCCTCCCGGTGGACAGACGTGCGGGCTGCTCACGCGCACCCGCGTGCGGCGCTTCCTCAACGCGCACCACACCGGCCAGAACGCCCGGCCCGCCGAGCCGGAGCACCTCGTGGCGCCGACGGAAATCCGCAACTGA
- a CDS encoding Crp/Fnr family transcriptional regulator produces the protein MAILENPQDRRILEQSLFCQGLSASDLDLVIAQAHTQKLRKGAVLFHQADSASSTYIVLSGQLKLTQVTADGARTFLRLLGPGQLLALISALEISNYPATAKAERPSVVMGWEGKTLDQLFLEVPGLARNGLRILYGRLREMQERFGELAAERTERRLARALSKLALQVGRPGLNGAIVLELTLSREELAEMIGTTLFSVSRILNQWKKNGWVLLGRQSITLTEPDALGRIAEEDVG, from the coding sequence GTGGCGATCCTCGAAAACCCCCAGGACCGGCGCATCCTCGAACAATCCCTGTTCTGCCAGGGGCTGAGCGCGAGCGACCTCGACCTCGTCATCGCGCAAGCCCACACCCAGAAGCTGAGAAAAGGCGCCGTCCTCTTCCATCAGGCCGACTCCGCCTCATCGACCTACATCGTCCTCTCGGGGCAGCTCAAGCTGACCCAGGTCACGGCCGACGGAGCCCGGACCTTTCTCCGGCTCCTCGGGCCGGGGCAACTCCTCGCGCTCATCTCCGCCCTGGAGATCTCCAATTATCCCGCGACCGCGAAGGCCGAGCGCCCCTCGGTCGTGATGGGCTGGGAAGGCAAGACACTGGACCAGCTCTTCCTCGAGGTTCCAGGCCTCGCGCGCAACGGTCTTCGCATCCTCTATGGCCGCCTTCGGGAGATGCAGGAGCGCTTCGGCGAGCTCGCCGCAGAACGGACCGAGCGGCGCCTCGCGCGCGCGCTTTCCAAGCTCGCCCTCCAGGTCGGAAGGCCAGGACTCAACGGAGCCATCGTGCTGGAGCTCACGCTGTCGCGCGAGGAGCTCGCGGAGATGATCGGCACCACCCTGTTCTCCGTGAGCCGGATTCTCAACCAGTGGAAGAAGAATGGCTGGGTCCTGCTCGGCAGGCAGTCAATCACCCTCACCGAGCCGGACGCCTTGGGCCGCATCGCCGAGGAAGACGTGGGCTGA
- a CDS encoding nitric-oxide reductase large subunit translates to MTLGSFFVLGYYGREIYRKAPPIPERVVTAGGKVLFTGQDIRDGQNVWQSMGGQEVGSIWGHGAYVAPDWTADWLHREATWLLDHWAKAEKARPYAELDSETQAVLRERLKKELRTNTYEPSTGSLSVSSLRAEAIHQVGTHYTALFGDDPALDGLRNAYAIRRNTLEDPERQRRMNAFFFWAAWATSTNRPGEQITYTSNWPPEELIENRPTGSMVVWSVASFVLLLAGIGAMVWYTARVNHQNALEGPHVLPESDPLFNLRPTPSMRATLKYFWVVAALIVVQVLLGAISAHYGVEGSGFYGIPLDRWLPYSVTRTWHTQLGIFWIATAWLATGLFIAPAVSGHEPRFQRLGVNFLFVCLLIIVVGSMAGQWLGISQKLGLETNFWFGHQGYEYVDLGRFWQIFLFVGLFVWLALMGRALWPAVARPSENRHLLGLFLISSLAIAAFYGAGLMWGRQTNLAIAEYWRWWVVHLWVEGFFEVFATVVIAFLFTRMGLLRVASATAAVLFSTVVFLTGGILGTFHHLYFSGTPTAVLALGATFSALEVVPLVLIGFEGYENLSLTWARPWVQEYKWPIFFFVSVAFWNLVGAGLFGFFINPPIALYYMQGLNTTAVHGHTALFGVYGMLGIGLMLFCLKGLDVGGVWNAGAVRFAFWAINIGLALMVLLSLLPIGLLQTWASVEHGMWYARSAEFLQTGLMAKLRWMRVVGDTVFALGILALGGFVLGLKMGWSTSREARKVDSRTA, encoded by the coding sequence GTGACGTTAGGCTCGTTTTTCGTCCTCGGCTACTACGGCCGGGAAATCTACCGGAAGGCCCCACCCATTCCCGAGCGAGTCGTCACGGCTGGTGGGAAGGTCCTCTTCACCGGACAGGACATCCGCGACGGTCAGAATGTCTGGCAATCCATGGGGGGGCAGGAGGTGGGCAGTATCTGGGGACACGGCGCCTACGTCGCTCCGGACTGGACCGCGGACTGGCTCCATCGCGAAGCGACGTGGCTGCTCGACCATTGGGCGAAGGCCGAGAAGGCGAGGCCCTACGCGGAGCTCGACTCCGAGACCCAGGCCGTCCTGCGTGAGCGACTGAAGAAGGAGCTGCGCACGAATACGTACGAGCCCTCGACCGGCTCCCTCTCCGTCTCATCCCTTCGCGCCGAGGCCATCCATCAGGTCGGGACGCACTACACGGCGCTCTTTGGAGACGACCCGGCGCTCGATGGGCTTCGGAACGCCTACGCCATTCGGAGGAACACCCTCGAGGATCCCGAGCGCCAGCGGCGGATGAATGCGTTCTTCTTCTGGGCGGCCTGGGCCACGTCCACGAATCGCCCCGGGGAGCAAATCACCTACACCAGCAACTGGCCGCCGGAGGAGCTCATCGAGAACCGTCCCACGGGCTCGATGGTCGTCTGGTCGGTGGCGAGCTTCGTGCTGCTCCTGGCCGGTATCGGCGCGATGGTCTGGTACACCGCGCGCGTCAACCACCAGAACGCCCTCGAGGGGCCGCATGTGCTCCCGGAGAGTGATCCGCTTTTCAATCTCCGGCCGACGCCGTCGATGCGCGCGACCTTGAAGTATTTCTGGGTCGTCGCCGCGTTGATCGTCGTGCAGGTCCTGCTCGGCGCGATCTCCGCTCATTATGGCGTCGAGGGCAGTGGCTTCTACGGCATCCCGCTGGATCGCTGGCTCCCCTACTCCGTGACGCGCACCTGGCATACGCAGCTCGGCATCTTCTGGATCGCCACCGCATGGCTCGCCACCGGGCTCTTCATCGCACCCGCGGTGTCCGGCCACGAGCCCCGGTTCCAACGCCTGGGCGTGAACTTCCTCTTCGTCTGTCTGTTGATCATCGTCGTCGGCTCGATGGCCGGGCAGTGGCTCGGCATCTCGCAGAAGCTCGGGCTCGAGACGAACTTCTGGTTCGGGCACCAGGGTTATGAGTACGTGGACCTGGGACGGTTCTGGCAGATCTTCCTCTTCGTGGGACTCTTCGTGTGGTTGGCCCTGATGGGGCGGGCGCTCTGGCCCGCCGTCGCGCGGCCGAGCGAGAACCGGCACCTGCTCGGTCTCTTCTTGATTTCGTCCCTGGCGATCGCCGCCTTCTACGGAGCGGGTCTGATGTGGGGCCGTCAGACGAACCTCGCCATCGCGGAGTATTGGCGGTGGTGGGTCGTGCACCTGTGGGTCGAGGGGTTCTTCGAGGTCTTCGCGACGGTGGTCATCGCGTTCCTCTTCACGCGAATGGGTCTGCTGCGGGTGGCGAGCGCGACGGCCGCGGTGCTCTTCTCGACGGTGGTGTTCCTGACGGGTGGAATCCTCGGCACCTTCCACCACCTCTACTTCTCGGGCACTCCGACGGCGGTCCTGGCGCTCGGAGCCACGTTCAGCGCGCTCGAGGTGGTGCCGCTCGTGCTGATCGGCTTCGAGGGTTACGAGAACCTGAGCCTGACCTGGGCCCGGCCGTGGGTCCAGGAGTACAAATGGCCCATCTTCTTCTTCGTGTCCGTGGCCTTCTGGAACCTGGTGGGGGCGGGCCTGTTCGGCTTCTTCATCAATCCTCCCATCGCGCTCTATTACATGCAGGGATTGAACACGACGGCCGTCCATGGCCATACCGCGCTCTTCGGTGTGTACGGCATGCTGGGCATCGGACTCATGCTCTTCTGTCTGAAGGGCCTGGATGTCGGAGGCGTCTGGAACGCGGGCGCGGTCCGGTTCGCCTTCTGGGCCATCAACATCGGGCTCGCGCTGATGGTCCTGTTGAGCCTGTTGCCCATCGGTCTGCTGCAGACCTGGGCGAGTGTCGAGCACGGCATGTGGTACGCGCGCTCGGCGGAATTCCTGCAAACGGGCCTCATGGCCAAACTGCGGTGGATGCGGGTCGTCGGTGATACGGTGTTCGCGCTTGGAATCCTCGCGCTCGGAGGGTTCGTGCTCGGACTGAAGATGGGCTGGTCCACCTCCCGCGAGGCCCGCAAGGTGGACTCGCGGACCGCGTGA
- a CDS encoding MFS transporter → MKTALKSSLKLGLLTSLYLSQGLPYGFFTQALPVLLRKQGLSLPAIGLTHLLALPWALKFLWAPVMDRYGSERLGRRRGYILPLQFLSAALLLGLALPEGSVGVATLLVAMLLVNLLAATQDVATDGLAVELLEPEELGWGNGIQVAGYRVGMILGGGLMLLVFDALGWRPTLVSLGVLLLVATVPVALFREPPSRAPRSADASLGRWLREALLYWVHRPGAGTWFLLLVLFKAGESLATGMLRTFLVDAGLGLSQVGWMLGFVGFTTGLLGALMGGALVHRLGQRRALLVFGTLQAGAVLLYALAASRETGLAVLTLVCGVEHLASGMATAALFTGMMGLCRAEHAASDYTVQASLVVMATGGAAAVSGFSAQALGYAWHFTLAAVLCGVAVAWVAFTFPSPRRLVP, encoded by the coding sequence ATGAAGACCGCGCTGAAGTCCTCCCTGAAGCTCGGACTGCTCACGAGTCTCTACCTCTCGCAGGGGCTGCCCTATGGCTTCTTCACCCAGGCGCTCCCCGTGCTCTTGCGCAAGCAGGGTCTGTCGTTGCCGGCCATCGGGCTGACGCACCTGCTCGCGCTGCCGTGGGCGCTCAAGTTCCTCTGGGCCCCGGTGATGGACCGGTACGGCTCGGAGCGGCTGGGTCGGCGGCGTGGCTACATCCTCCCGCTCCAGTTCCTCTCGGCGGCGCTGCTGCTGGGGCTCGCCCTGCCCGAGGGGAGCGTGGGCGTGGCGACCCTCCTGGTGGCCATGCTGCTCGTCAACCTGCTGGCGGCCACGCAGGACGTGGCCACGGATGGGCTCGCGGTGGAGCTGCTCGAGCCCGAGGAGCTGGGCTGGGGCAACGGCATCCAGGTGGCGGGCTACCGGGTGGGGATGATTCTCGGTGGCGGGTTGATGCTGCTCGTCTTCGATGCTCTCGGCTGGCGTCCCACCCTGGTGAGCCTGGGGGTGCTGTTGCTCGTGGCCACGGTGCCGGTGGCGCTCTTCCGCGAGCCCCCCTCGCGCGCGCCGCGGAGTGCGGATGCGAGCCTGGGGCGTTGGCTGCGCGAGGCCCTGCTGTACTGGGTGCACCGCCCGGGTGCCGGCACGTGGTTCCTCCTGCTCGTGCTCTTCAAGGCGGGGGAGAGTCTGGCCACGGGCATGCTGCGCACCTTCCTGGTCGACGCGGGGCTGGGCCTGTCTCAGGTGGGGTGGATGCTCGGGTTCGTGGGCTTCACCACCGGGCTGCTCGGCGCGCTGATGGGAGGGGCGCTCGTCCACCGGCTGGGGCAGCGGCGCGCGCTGCTCGTCTTCGGCACCCTCCAGGCGGGTGCGGTGCTGCTCTACGCCCTGGCGGCGAGTCGGGAGACGGGCCTCGCGGTGCTCACGCTCGTGTGTGGCGTGGAGCACCTCGCCAGCGGCATGGCCACCGCGGCCCTCTTCACGGGGATGATGGGCCTGTGCCGCGCGGAGCATGCCGCGTCCGACTACACGGTGCAGGCCTCGCTCGTCGTCATGGCCACCGGAGGCGCCGCGGCCGTGAGTGGCTTCAGTGCCCAGGCGCTCGGCTACGCCTGGCACTTCACGCTCGCGGCGGTCCTCTGTGGCGTGGCCGTGGCCTGGGTCGCGTTCACCTTCCCTTCTCCCCGGAGGCTCGTCCCTTGA
- a CDS encoding head protein — MTIFDQILEAQELLGKSRENTQSPEEKKLLLLAIEALWFVWRNGQSYEFENYLEDVDAKAPHRVIAAFNTRDEADAWLGTKPKPPDLALVLIADEYHVVLSSRDGTRCSLVPDPDLEYHIEGMMRDGLPPAGATFNTREEADAWFSSQAEPPAQTVIQIGGEHYLAVYYRNINHRAMFPFSIVERLHARRKRRTEGGLGE, encoded by the coding sequence ATGACAATTTTTGACCAGATCCTCGAAGCGCAGGAACTCCTCGGCAAGAGCCGTGAAAACACGCAGTCACCGGAAGAGAAGAAGTTGCTTCTCCTCGCCATTGAAGCGCTTTGGTTCGTCTGGAGGAATGGTCAGTCATACGAGTTCGAGAACTATCTCGAGGACGTCGACGCCAAAGCTCCCCACCGAGTCATCGCCGCCTTCAACACGCGTGACGAAGCGGACGCCTGGCTCGGGACCAAACCCAAGCCGCCCGATCTGGCTCTGGTGCTGATCGCGGACGAATACCACGTCGTCCTCTCTTCTCGTGATGGAACGCGCTGCTCGCTCGTCCCAGATCCCGATCTTGAATACCACATCGAGGGGATGATGAGGGACGGCCTCCCTCCAGCGGGGGCGACGTTCAACACACGTGAGGAGGCGGACGCCTGGTTCAGCAGTCAGGCCGAGCCCCCGGCCCAGACCGTCATACAGATTGGCGGCGAGCACTACCTCGCGGTGTATTACCGGAACATCAATCACCGCGCCATGTTCCCTTTCTCCATCGTTGAGAGGCTCCATGCGCGACGCAAGCGCAGAACGGAGGGAGGGCTGGGGGAATAG
- a CDS encoding CPBP family glutamic-type intramembrane protease, with protein MRDAATLCDNAPSRKRALAEAALVLATVFLPANLADFGRGVLIAATALLALWGLALLHPWTQWRAGQRGRAVGTLLLWPLALGASLGSAWFMERPTPPPRLGVTHTRPSSGAGIELTSVKPGLPADGRLQVGDRILAVDGTPLSTSEPELDFQTRVSEAGGGQATTLRFTLERAGETREVSVPVGPTPPKPRPFQGEAMTWLCVRALGMSLLVALLLWRNGQGPTQVGLVRAGLGRELLWGLPVLVGTYAVHIAASLPLAFLGALLKLSGKEMAARKEVATGLVETGLGVPAFALMMVLVTGFEELTFRGFLVPRLRVVLGHWYAAVGVAAVLFGLGHVYEGTLAVVQTAVLGAWFGIVFVHRARLPSVMLAHAAFNTLNFTLMLWLQRSGLLEKLTQLTPR; from the coding sequence GTGCGAGACGCCGCGACCCTCTGTGACAACGCCCCCTCGCGCAAGCGGGCCCTGGCCGAAGCGGCGCTCGTGCTCGCCACCGTGTTCCTCCCGGCCAACCTCGCCGATTTCGGACGCGGGGTGCTGATCGCCGCCACGGCCCTGCTGGCCCTCTGGGGGCTCGCCCTGTTGCATCCCTGGACGCAGTGGCGCGCGGGTCAGCGGGGACGGGCCGTGGGCACGCTGCTCCTGTGGCCCCTGGCGCTCGGAGCCTCGCTCGGGAGCGCCTGGTTCATGGAGCGGCCCACACCACCCCCCCGCCTCGGGGTGACCCACACCCGGCCCTCCTCCGGCGCGGGAATCGAGCTCACCAGCGTGAAGCCGGGACTGCCGGCCGACGGACGGCTGCAGGTGGGCGACCGCATCCTCGCCGTGGACGGCACGCCCCTGTCCACGAGCGAGCCCGAGCTGGACTTCCAGACGCGCGTGAGCGAGGCCGGAGGCGGGCAGGCCACCACCCTGCGCTTCACCCTGGAGCGCGCGGGCGAGACACGCGAGGTGAGCGTCCCCGTGGGCCCCACCCCACCCAAGCCCCGGCCCTTCCAGGGCGAGGCGATGACGTGGCTGTGCGTGCGGGCGCTCGGGATGAGCCTGCTCGTGGCCCTGCTGCTGTGGCGCAACGGCCAGGGGCCCACCCAGGTGGGGCTGGTGCGCGCGGGGCTGGGACGCGAGCTGCTCTGGGGCCTGCCCGTGCTCGTCGGCACGTATGCCGTCCACATCGCCGCGTCCCTGCCCCTGGCCTTCCTGGGCGCGCTCCTCAAGCTGTCCGGCAAGGAGATGGCCGCGCGCAAGGAGGTGGCCACCGGGCTCGTGGAGACGGGGCTGGGCGTGCCCGCCTTCGCCCTGATGATGGTGCTCGTCACCGGCTTCGAGGAGCTCACCTTCCGGGGCTTCCTCGTGCCGAGGCTCCGGGTGGTGCTGGGCCACTGGTACGCGGCGGTGGGCGTGGCCGCCGTGCTCTTCGGGCTGGGGCACGTCTACGAAGGCACCCTCGCCGTCGTCCAGACGGCCGTGCTCGGCGCCTGGTTCGGCATCGTCTTCGTCCACCGCGCGCGCCTACCTTCAGTGATGTTGGCCCACGCGGCCTTCAACACCCTCAACTTCACCCTCATGCTGTGGCTCCAGCGATCGGGCCTCCTCGAGAAACTCACCCAGCTCACCCCCAGGTAG